The Maniola jurtina chromosome 13, ilManJurt1.1, whole genome shotgun sequence genomic interval cAAAAGTATATAGCAACAGTAACAACATTAGGGTCTTCTTCCGGATTTTATACCGGATCATTATTTTTTGGGACTTGTAGTATATACTGTTCCGTTGAGAAAACAGTTAGTGAGATTGAGGATCTTGTGGCGACATCCAGTTTGTTATATAAGTAACTTTGTTGAATACGTACAATAGCTGTAGATCCTTGATGTGTTTGATTAGCGTCATCTATAactcgtgcgcattaacatggcacctggctcgaaaacaaccctcctcccacttccaagcgcgatgtcccgctctcgccgtgccgccgcgccgtgcgagaccagtagcggcacggcgagagcggggCATCGCGCGGGGAAATGGGAGGAAGGATTGtgttcgagccaggtgccatgttaatgcgcacgggtATAGTGTTTGTATGTAGATTCgtcacattttttattttatacactaTAGGCTTAACTAAGAATTATTGAGTCAGAAATACTTACCGTAGAAGCATTTAGAAGCGTCACTGATTCCGTCAGGCAACGGGTCGTCCATGGCATAGCAGTCTGTGCCATTCTTGACTCTGTCGAAGACGTTCTCCGATAAATTGTATCTGTACAGCGGTACACCCTCCAATGTCACCTCCTCTGTAATGTTAAGAAGCCTTCATTTAACATACGAATCCCTTCCTGCAGACGCATTTCTGTATTGTATTGCAACGCAATCTAGCGCAAGGATTGACCAATCAAAGCGCGCTAGAGCGCCGCGACAGACTTCATTGACCAATCGTATGTCTCCGATTCTATTTGAATGAATTTGCATTTCTTGTTGTTTAAAAGAACTCTGAACTGTGGGatcgataattttattttatgtaggtaaaatTTGCAGGTAGCACCAAACTTCTCTGGTTGGCTATTAAAGGTGCGTACACACAGGCTCACAAAGCGCCAACGATTTCGATGTTGAAGccatttattttatcatcatcatcatcatgatcaacccatggttggctcactacagagcacgaatTTCCTTTCAGAATAAGGGTTTCGACCTGTTTTGTGACGTGTTCCCTAATCTTTTACTTTTGGGCAGGTACTCAACTCTAAAGTTAAGGATTACAGATATTTAGTTTTGGCGGTGAAAGATATTAGGTATTGTATCGACGGTTTTAATTTACCACTGAACTTCTTCAAAATCGATCAAGGGCCAATTTTTCAATCAACAAATTCTAAATAAATTCGctgttttgacagtttttgaaGTGCAAATCTGTCAAAATATCAAATTCATTCATTGGTCAAAGTTTAtttggtaattattaaaaaatcagcCCTGAAAAATAAGCTCACTGTCGAAGTATAAAGGCATAGGCTTGCAAACGGTTTTTCTCAAGCAATACAAAATATCGTCTTTCGACAGATGTTGGTGGTACATCACACCCTCCGTAGATCCCGTGAGGCGGTCTGGacatatctgaaaaaaaaacatttttataactaCCATGTTAAGTGTTAGCTTAGTAACTGAAGAGCGAGCAATATATTTTACTTATGAGTACTTTAAAAAGGCTAGTTCTTCGCTCGGTGTATTAAGTTTGATTTATGTTTATAGTTTTTGTCCATTTCGTTAGTTAATTTTTGCATAAACTTggctattttaaaaatgttatataaaaaaaacttacttctGGGTCATATCCAGCGATTTGTGACAATCCCCGTACTTtatcgattttgaaaaaattgtggTGGCCCCATTGTGGACCAATTTTGACAGTTATCTCATCAATAAAATCAGCATAGACCTGTAAAAATGTAACTTTAACACTTCAATTTAGCTACTCCCAGTAGCACGTTTCTTTTAGTAcatgcaaaattattttaatactaaatacAGTTATTACGgtgaataaaatttgaattttgttttctGTGGTCGAATAGTCATTACTCTTCGACACGACTTGAGCCATAAAAATAGtacaagtaaaaatattttttggttcaataaaataaggaaaaatTGTTGATAGTTTGATCAATCCACGTCACcgcataaaataaaaacatcaaacgtaggtatataatttgcAACTCTtgattaatttgaaaaattaccCGTTTCCCAAAAAAAACTCAATAaagacgtaggtaggtactctagtAACTACTGgaaatacctaagtagttaATTATGGTGCTTATGATATACCGGTTGAACGCGCGGCAacaatacaaattacaatgcaatATCCGACATCCAATTTTCGGTTATACGTagatataggtatgtatatttgCTTTCGTTGGCGTTCATTTAATTCGTCCACCTTAGCTGAGCCCTCAGTCCAACGGGCCGCGCTTGCGAAACCCCGGGCCCCACTGCGATCGGGTGGTGTAAACGACCCattagtctatactaatattataaagaggaaacctttgtatttttgtatgtttgtattcaatGGGCTCAAAAACtcctggaccgatttcaaaattcttttaccattacttagagggattcttccgaatccgtataggctatattttatcccggaaaatagaaaggatttttcgtggtagtgtccacccgtgcgaagccggggcgggtcgctagtagtgTAATAAACTTAGACCATTGGACCTCTAAGGAACATCCGCGTATTTTAGTTTAGCTCTAGTTTATAGAAAATTTTCTATTATTATCTAAGTACCTAGTAGCTACAATACAATCCGGGCAAAGGACCACCATACTCGATATTggaattagagcctcgatagctcaacggttgaggagcggactgaattccgaaaggtcggcggttcaaaccccactcgttgcactattgtcgtacccactcctggcacaagctttacgcttaattggaggggagcattagtcatgattagcatggctaatattctttaaaaaaaaaaaaaatattttcatcgcTCATAATAGCGTTTATCAAAAAATGCTAACAGCTAAAGAGATTTTAATCaagttttttcttttcaaatgcTAACTATTATATAACAATCCACGTGGTTTAAGCTGGAGCCAACGATTGtaaggtataatttattttgtaactttggatactaaaataaatattcactGTACATTTAAAATAGTAAACTTCTCCTGTATTCgcccttaatttattttatggtaggtacccactcgtaaattaaaaagtattggTCCTCATACGTCGGTATTAGAACTTCAAGCCACACATGGACGAAGCGAGGTCAAGTCAGTAACTTATTCAATGAACAACAAttgatatttacttacttaagatCTACTTACTCGACTAAGCATGCCCATATTAGTACTTGGCACGAGACCAGGCGCCAGGTGTTGCGAGGTCTCCAAGAGCGTCTCTGTATTGTGCCAGAGGTATTCGTGTATGGTCTTCTTCACGAAGAACTCGCTCCCATGCGTCTTTACTAGGAACTTGAGGCCGGACCGGACGAAGTAGTTCGCTTTGTGGAGATATGAGGACATGCCCTGGAACAAATGAATGATGCTTCAGAAATGAATAGGTAGCTTATATGTATCCAGTTTCCTATCTCCAAGTATAAAGTAAAGTAAGGGTAAaatttttataggtacttaagtattaaaaaaactgtacGTACGATCGTACTTACAAgatataggtacaattatttaatttttctaattttccTGGCAGTcaatttggaatttttattaagtaactacctattcgttgttatagcggtaatagtgGGCAATAGAAAGACAAGTTGTGTGTTGATTTCAGCTCTCTGCCTCTACGTTTCACGAGATAgttactgacagacagacggacgaacatgcggaggtttagtaataattagtaatagggtcccgttggcaccgttcgggtacggattcacggaaccctaaaaatctcgactattcagtaggtaagtaactataaTGTGGTACTGGCATATCCGCATGTCGGATACCGCCCCGGGCTAAAAAGCTAAGGACAaataattcataataaataatctatactaataaataaattaaccaataaagtaaaattataaattataccgACCTATAAGTAATTTCAAATTGAAGTCAATGATAAATCCTTGCAATACTTTTGAACTGCATAATTTGTAGTTATACACTTCTAAGCTCAAggtaaaaaaatgtaagttacatatttttttattatacttattataagtaTCTACGTAAAGTAAACCAAATAACGTAAATATAAGTAAACCTTATAtggataattaatttttaatgctTCCTCTACACTGCACTGATGTCTAGACAACATACTTAGACTAGAATATTTTACTAGAACACAAGTCAtcagggctctgcctgaaaatcagcgctgcggTAGTCAAAcactgcagcatcttgctgaggcagagcccttaATTAGCTCATAGACACAATATTGGtcttagtattttctagttttaagtttagttgataatttgtatgaattgtgtttttattttcactcttttttttgtgattttgttgagctgaataaacttttacttatttatttatcacgctaatattataaaggcaaaagtttgtgtgtatgtatgtggtattattatattatattctgtggtatttgtgtatgtttgttactcttttcacgcaaaaactactggacagatttggctgtttagaattgacatattatattataccctggattaacacataagctactttttatcccggaaaatcaaagagttcctgcggaattaaaaacctatatccacgcggacgaagacgcggatatcatcaaaaaatatttaataaacacAAGTTAGATAGCAAagagaattttttgaaaattatgagCAGGTGAATACCAAATTCCCCTGCGGGTGTACACTCCACGCGGTTCCGTTGGATATCGCGGCGGCTTTGATTTTACGGCACGTAGGTATCGAGCGGCGCAAAGCAAAGGCGACCGCAAATAAGCGAACAGACTTTACATGATACCCACTACTTGGAGTACCCTGATGTTTGTGCCTTATTCGTATTCAATTCGTTTTCGAAAAAGTACGATTCAaagtggccgccatacaaaatgtatgtacgcGTGTGCACTCATTTGTATTTTTACGATTCGTATTTTTGATTATTggtatttttacaaaaacgaatacgaatgatTGCACAACCACCCTTACATTGCGAGCGCAGGGGAAAGGAGTGTCGTTACTTTACGTAGTAATAGGTGGTAATAGTAAGTAAGTACGAGTAAgtattttcacactaatattataaaggcgaaagtttgtgtgtgtgtgtgtgtgtgtgtgtgactccttcacgcaaaaaccactggacggatttggctgaaattcaaaatggagatagataatatcctgcattagcacataggctactttttatcccggaaaatcaaagagttcccacgggattttgaaaacctaaatccacgcggacgaagtcgcgggcgtcagctagttactaataataggtaagtactttaaaaaaaaaaagaatactagccatgctaatcatgactaatactcctctttcccctccaattaagcgtaaagcttgtgccaggagtgggtacgacaatagtgcaacggatgggttttgaaccgccgacctttcggaattcagtccgctcctcaaccgttgagctatcgaggctctaatttaACTTAATCCAGTGTTAACCGTTGGTTCTGTACAAGCGTGTAGAACAGACATTATAATGTGTCATGCAAATTGCAAAGGTTGTGCACCACCATAACATAAAGTCATCAACACTTGCAATTATCTCACAATCATCACGAAGAGTAATTTGTGCACTCTTAATGACGTATTCTGCGGACCTTGGCACGATATTTTGATAATTAGCACTTGTGATGGTACTTTAGTGTATTACAATAGGTTAAGGTAGATCTATTATGTTTTGACCCTTTACTTTTGCAATAATTGaacttatagtaggtacctacctacgaagtTACTACCAAGTGCAACCTAACATGTAATTTATTGATAAGTACCTAATCATGATTTATGATCcaaaattttcataatattataatttcacaCGGCAAAGTATCAGCCAAGTTCAGATTATGAAATAAGAACATAGCCGGTCCAGGTCTGTTTTGCTGAGTGTGCAAGATCCATTTTGATGCCCCACAGCCCCAAATatgcaatttttagggttctgtacctcaaaagaaaaaacggaacccttataggatcactttgttgtctgtctgttcttaAAAGAGCTCACCAATAGGGCCAAGTTAGGTACGATGAGAGTCTGGTTCAGGTCGATGGTGTTGTCGTCCGGCAAGTAGATGAGGAACCGCTCTGCCGTGTACGTGAGTGTACTGTTCTCGTTGAATTTCATGTTGTAGTGCTTGAGCTTTTCCCTGAAATAGAAATTAGACAGACTTTTATTTACTGCTTTTGAATcgtgacggcctccctggcacagtggtaaccGCTgttgtcttattagtgggaggtcccgggttcgattcccggcagagtttggaattttataatttctaaatcactggtctggtctggtgggaggcttcggccgtggctagttaccactctaccggcaaagccgtgccgccaagcgatttagcgttccggtacgatgtcgtgtagaaaccaaaggagtatgggatAAAAAAAACGTcaagtttataaaattatataccaCTATAAGTATTATACCACTGTAAGTGACAACTCATACTATCCATCGATTGTTTGACCCAGGTCGATAACTGGTTAGATGACCGAAATTGAAGGTCCCATTTCAGCCTTTGCCTTTTCTCTGTGCGTCGAAGAGACCGGTTAATAGTAATTAGTATTTGAAACATGTGTTTTAATCAtagtttatgaaacggttgCATAATAGGGGTTATTAAAACCCGAGTGTGAGTTTAAAATCTGAGCCACAGACGAGGTCTTAGGAGGGTTTAAATATCTAATGATGTAGAGTTTCATACAGTACTTTATCTAAAGCCTTACCATAAAATCttgttaacataataataacaaGCTTTTGTTGATAAATTTTGCAggacaaaataacaaaatagtacttgtattttttttaaattaaagatgGTCCTATAACTCCTACGTGAATAAAGCATGTCAATTAAAGTGAGACATTATGATTTCATAATCAGGATTTTAAGATAAGAGCATTGTAAACATGTTTACCAGTTgtttaggtttattttaaaactgtttttccAAGGTTTTATTTCAAACTGTTTTTTACCAAGCTTGGGTACTAGCAGGTACCTACCCTAGTGTCTGTGTCTTGGTACAAGTGTCGGTAACAtttcatccatactatccatactatccatactaatattataaatgcgaaagtgtgtctgtctatctgtctgtctgtctgtctgctaccttttcacggcccagcagtgtaaccgattctgacgaaatttggtacagggttagcttatatcccggggacggacataggctactttttagcccggaaaatcaaagagttcccgcgggattcctaaagacccatatgaaattgccgatttgtatgaaggtaccgaagtagcttgcgttcctgtaatcgaaataggcaactttttatcccggaaaatcgtttgattaaaagttcccacgggatctataaaaatctaaatccacgcggacgaagtcgcgagcatcctctagtaggtaataaatattttaaaacttttttaactttttttaaatcgtttgaacctatatatatatatactcttGGTCacgggaggggcaacgcacgcacaacagacgaaaacgtttaagtgcggacaccagcccagagagaagaaagaaagaagagaaTGGCTGCATGGCATGGCCTgtaagattaaaaaaatgtgtatggTGGTAACTAGTGTTAACTAGACTAATATCCTCGTTCTAAGTTCCACCACCACCAATTCCATTTAAGAGTGCAACGCCACTTCCCAGGTGAGGTCGCAGTCACTCTTGTCATCAAGACgacttatcatcaaataaaGAAATCTGCTTATTATTCTCATCCATATCCAGGTGATAAATTTCTACACGAGCAACTGACCTCCGCAACCAATTATGGCTTAAGGATGAAAAAATAGTTACATGACTTGAATAATTTCCTCCCAGGATTAATGATTATCATCAGCTAATTCATCAATTAATTTGAATCGTTgctaatgaattctagccccataaactaccgctataaaatatcacataattttattactagttTCCAAGATTCATGCAATTTTTCGATGATATTCGACTTATCCaattatttctgtaataatacttaataattctatgagtcagtatttttattttttattctgatacaagttagcttttGGCtccgatctcacctgatggtaagcgacgatgcagtgtaagatggaagcgggataacttggcaatggcagtttcattaaacccatacccctgagcggtttctagacggcatcgtaccgtacactaaatcgtttggcggcacggctttgacagtagggtggtaactaaccacggccgaagccttcagaccagaccagttttacaaaatataaatttccGAATTGCCCTTGaaaggaatcgaacccgagacctcccggTTATAAGACCAAGGAGTTCGTCAAAGGCAGTCAAGCATTATCAGCCTATTTTAGTTACCTTAAGGTTACGGGTGACCGTTAAACTTTGCTCGTCAATTAAAACAAAATGGGTTGCACAAGTCAAGGTTTATAATTAACTTTGGAACAAATTTTTACCTTTAGCCTTAATCATGGAGATAATATGAATGCCGACTCTTTTTAACCGTCTAAAATATGAACTCACACCTGTGCTCACACCAagcaatattataatagtaggtaccgcggtatttgtatttgtatttatttattcttcgtttcagacttataaaagcacttacgaaagtcaAGATCAATacaatacactgaaaaaataaCTCTACCAAATATGTtgtaggatctaaataataatatcaaaataacaatagtaacaatagtaaaccAAATAGGTATAGGGTAagtttttgaatattttgtatTACGTTACGACTTGTTTATTTAGTAAGATCAGAGATAGATAATGTATGGTGTGGAACTATCCATGCCATCTAAGTATATCTAGTCTCTAATATTAATGGATCGATATCAACTATGAAAAGTCATAAAAGAGGTTTTTGACTCTGCTCgattaactttcaaaataaaatatgaaagacAAACAAATGAAAGAAAATTTTCTTCCAGAAgtccaaaatattatatttagctGTCTTAGTATGTTACTATTTCGACATCACAATGCCAAATGTCCTCAAGATCGATTCAGCAGCTGAGCCGAAATTTAACAGACAACGTTTTTGCGTATCTATGCATAATAATACCAGTGTGGATTAGTGTAGATTTAAATTTATGGCTTATAATTATTAAGGCTGTATCTTTTCGGCCCTGAGTTACCTACTAAGTGAAGGGGAAACACTGCGAGTTAACATCTGTGCTAATTATATCAAAGTCGTTCTTTGTCTGTCGGTTAGATATCAAATAACAActgaataattttaattgtgTATCCTTACTTAATCGAATTATCTTTAGCTGACTTAATAGACTCAGAAAACTCGAGGAAACGCGTAAAAGCGAGACGCTTTGCCTAAAACTTGAATCACACAGCTTGATTTTTAGGTGAAACGAACGCCCACAATGGTGTGCACCGGTAAAACAGGGGTGACCCTAGTGCATTAAGTCAATAATGCCCGGGCAAAGAGACGGTAGGTATCATTATCAAGCGATAAACggccacagctgggcataggtctcttacGTAGTGATTTCTTAGGTTAAACGAACGCCCGCAACGGTGTTCACCGATAAAACAGGGGTGACCCTAGTGCACTAAAGTTAATGATGCCCGGGTAAAGAGAAGGTAGGTATCATTATCAAGCGATAAACggccacagctgggcatagttCTCTTACGTAGTGATTTCTTAGGTTAAACGAACGCCCGCAACGGTGTTCACCGATAAAACAGGGGTGACCCTAGTGCATTAAGTCAATAATGCCCGGGCAAAGAGACGGTAGGTATCATTATCAAGCGATAAACggccacagctgggcataggtctcttacGTAGTGATTTCTTAGGTTAAACGAACGCCCGCCACGGTGTTCACCGATAAAACAGGGGTGACCCTAGTGCATTAAGTCAATAATGCCCGGGCAAAGAGACGGTAGGTATCATTATCAAGCGATAAACggccacagctgggcataggtctcttacGTAGTGATTTCTTAGGTTAAACGAACGCCCGCAACGGTGTTCACCGATAAAACAGGGGTGACCCTAGTGCACTAAAGTTAATGATGCCCGGGTAAAGAGAAGGTAGGTATCATTATCAAGCGATAAACggccacagctgggcatagttCTCTTACGTAGTGATTTCTTAGGTTAAACGAACGCCCGCAACGGTGTTCACCGATAAAACAGGGGTGACCCTAGTGCACTAAAGTTAATGATGCCCGGGTAAAGAGAAGGTAGGTATCATTATCAAGCGATAAACggccacagctgggcataggtctcttacGTAGTGATTTTTTAGGTTAAACGAACGCCCGCAACGGTGTTCACCGATAAAACAGGGGTGACCCTAGTGCACTAAAGTTAATGATGCCCGGGTAAAGAGAAGGTAGGTATCATTATCAAGCGATAAACggccacagctgggcataggtctcttacGTAGTGATTTCTTAGGTTAAACGAACGCCCGCAACGGTGTTCACCGATAAAACAGGGGTGACCCTAGTGCATTAAGTCAATAATGCCCGGGCAAAGAGTCGGTAGGTATCATTATCAAGCGATAAACggccacagctgggcataggtctcttacGTAGTGATTTTTTAGGTTAAACGAACGCCCGCCACAGTGTTCACCGATAAAACAGGGGTGACCCTAGTGCACTAAAGTTAATGATGCCCGGGTAAAGAGAAGGTAGGTATCATTATCAAGCGATAAACggccacagctgggcataggtctcttacGTAGTGATTTCTTAGGTTAAACGAACGCCCGCAATGGTGTGCACCGGTAAAACAGGGGTGACCCTAGTGCATTAAGTCAATAATGCCCGGGCAAAGAGTCGGTAGGTATCATTATCAAGCGATAAACggccacagctgggcataggtctcttacGTAGTGATTTTTTAGGTTAAACGAACGCCCGCAACAGTGTTCACCGATAAAACAGGGGTGACCCTAGTGCACTAAAGTTAATGATGCCCGGGCAAAGAGAAGGTAGGTATCATTATCAAGCgataaacgtccactgctgaacataggtctcttgtagggacttcaacacgccaaggtcttgcgccgcctgaatccagcggctccatgCGACTCACCTCAGATGTCGTCTGTTCATTTAGTGGAGAGTATTCCGACGTTACGCTTTCCAGTACACgttgccattccagcaccttgggtgCCGAAATATTTACCGGGTTTAcgattgccactttagcttcacAACCTACTGAGCTATatagttactctggttctcctagaTATCTTCTCATTTCTGGTTTGATCTCGTGATAACTCTGCGTagagtaactccaagcatagctctctccatcacccgatgcgtgactctgagctttcttaggAGACCAGCATCATCACTAGCACCACGCACTGTTCACAGACTTTAGATCTTCACACACTGAGGAATTTCggaaggtaggtataggtacttacaaataaacaatCGGCCCGATTTCTTCAACATGCATCTTAGAGTCCAGACCCTGTAGGAACCGCTCGTGGTTGGTCACGTTGAAAACGTACGCTCGCATCTTCACCTCGTCTGGGGGATCTGCCCACCAGTCATAGGGCGGGAAACCTACAACAATTGAACACAATATATTAAACTTTACTAATATCTAGGTaggtgtaggtatattatgaatgCAGATCAAACTTATCATTATAAACTGATAGACGtgtactgctggacatagatctcttatAGGGTCTTCTATGCGCTACAGTGTTGGGCCCTTTGACTCCAGCGGCtcgcttgatgtcgtctgtcaacTTAGTCGGCGgttcttccaacgctgcgctttctggtgcgaggcCGCCATAGCACCATGGgagttgggaccccaacgtctatcggatTTTCAATCTATATGCCCCGCCCGtcgccacttcagctttgcaacttGTTGAGCTATATTGCTCTGGTTCTCTAACGGATCTCATTTATAAATCtcagtttatttgaaaatacttCCCACAAGTGCCTTGAGCCTTAGGGGTTCGTGTGAAGCCACTCTGGGGAGGTATTTGCCCAGCTGTGGGATATAAAATAGGCTACAATTTACCTGGTCTCATATTAAGTTTCTCCCACAGCATCACGTCCAGCGGTGGAAA includes:
- the LOC123870936 gene encoding lysosome membrane protein 2-like isoform X1 — protein: MSNTPTMTLHSDTDSTSCSTSESVERNSLNSLLEGKETSFVGDCANDCAGNQCSMTCSDDPSQLKRRKCICFNSIGQSVWGVILIIASISGFIFPPLDVMLWEKLNMRPGFPPYDWWADPPDEVKMRAYVFNVTNHERFLQGLDSKMHVEEIGPIVYLEKLKHYNMKFNENSTLTYTAERFLIYLPDDNTIDLNQTLIVPNLALLGMSSYLHKANYFVRSGLKFLVKTHGSEFFVKKTIHEYLWHNTETLLETSQHLAPGLVPSTNMGMLSRVYADFIDEITVKIGPQWGHHNFFKIDKVRGLSQIAGYDPEICPDRLTGSTEGVMYHQHLSKDDILYCLRKTVCKPMPLYFDKEVTLEGVPLYRYNLSENVFDRVKNGTDCYAMDDPLPDGISDASKCFYDFPMVASYPHFYTGSPPKDTFVTGLKPDKNKHNSYVVVEPMTGIPFRAVARMQCNLRVNNLTAFFSPEYLKFSNIVVPIGWIEYNQEGLPTHVRYTIYFMVNVLPPLSIIFFVATTILGFYLIMKQLFSHEMKRYILPSILNFKKQKTSNLINNGVLAYEKENFLKNDCKS
- the LOC123870936 gene encoding lysosome membrane protein 2-like isoform X2; amino-acid sequence: MRFDGDCANDCAGNQCSMTCSDDPSQLKRRKCICFNSIGQSVWGVILIIASISGFIFPPLDVMLWEKLNMRPGFPPYDWWADPPDEVKMRAYVFNVTNHERFLQGLDSKMHVEEIGPIVYLEKLKHYNMKFNENSTLTYTAERFLIYLPDDNTIDLNQTLIVPNLALLGMSSYLHKANYFVRSGLKFLVKTHGSEFFVKKTIHEYLWHNTETLLETSQHLAPGLVPSTNMGMLSRVYADFIDEITVKIGPQWGHHNFFKIDKVRGLSQIAGYDPEICPDRLTGSTEGVMYHQHLSKDDILYCLRKTVCKPMPLYFDKEVTLEGVPLYRYNLSENVFDRVKNGTDCYAMDDPLPDGISDASKCFYDFPMVASYPHFYTGSPPKDTFVTGLKPDKNKHNSYVVVEPMTGIPFRAVARMQCNLRVNNLTAFFSPEYLKFSNIVVPIGWIEYNQEGLPTHVRYTIYFMVNVLPPLSIIFFVATTILGFYLIMKQLFSHEMKRYILPSILNFKKQKTSNLINNGVLAYEKENFLKNDCKS